Genomic segment of Sinorhizobium meliloti:
CTCCGCGTCCGCTGGTCGTCAAGGGCGGTCGCGTCACGGCCCGTCAGGGCGTTGCTGTGGTGGAGATGCCGTAATGAGCGAGACATTCGATACTCTTCCGCTCGGCCGTCGTCCGGATGGGCGCACACTGATCACCGCGGGCTGGGTGGTCGGACATAAAGACGGCAGCCACCGGCTTCTGCGCAATGGCGAGGTCGTTTTCGAGAACGGCGAGATCCTATTCGTCGGGCATCGATTCCCCGGCGAAGTGGCCCGTCGAATCGACTTCGGCGATGCCTTGATCAGCCCTGGCCTGATCGATCTCGACGCACTCTCGGATCTCGATACGACCATCCTCGGCATCGACAATCATCCCGGTTGGGCAAAGGGCCGCGTCTGGCCGCGCTCCTATGTCGAAGCTGGTCCATATGAAATGTACACGCAGGAGGCGCTGGCCTTTCAGAAGCGGTTCGCTTTCGGCCAGCTGCTGTTGAACGGCATCACCACTGCCGCTCCGATTGCATCGCTGTTTTACCGTGAATGGGGTGAAACGGTCGCCGAGTTCGATGCGGCTGCGCAAGCCGCCGGCGAACTGGGTCTGCGTGTCTATCTCAGCCCCGCCTACCGTTCGGGCGGCATGGTGCTGGAAGCACCGGGCAAGATGGTGCCTGTCTTCGATGAAGAGCTCGGCTTTCAGGGCCTGAACGACGCCATTTCCTATATTGAACGCCAGAATGGCAGCCATGGCGATCTGGTGCGCGGCATGCTGGCGCCGGACCGTGTCGAAACCTCGACGATCAAGCTTTTGCAGCGCACTGATGCCGCCGCCCGCGATCTCGGCTGCAAATTCCGGCTGCACATGGCACAGGGCGCGATGGAAGTGGACACGGTGCGGATGCTGCACGGCTCGACCGCACCGATCTGGCTTGCAAAGCACGGTCTGTTGAGCGACCGCCTCATCGCGCCGCATGCCACCAACGCCACGGACGAGGATCTCGGCCTTTACGCGGCGAACGGCGTTTCCATCGTCCATTGTCCGCTGGTTTCGGGCCGTGGCGGCTCGATCCTCAACTCCTTCTCCGCCTGCATCAGGCGCGGGATCAATATTGCCATGGGGACGGATACGACACCGCCCGACATGCTGATGAACCTGCTTACGGGCCTTATCACGGGCCGCATCGCCGACGGCGCACCCGACCGCCTGCGTTCTGCCGACCTGTTCGATGCGGCGACGATTGGCGGCGCGAAGGCACTGGGCCGTTCCGATCTCGGCCATCTGTCACCGGGGGCCCGTGCAGATATCGCGGTCTTCCGCCTCGACGACACCGTCATGGCTCCGTCCATCGATCCGATCACCACGATCGTCACCGGGGGGTCTGGCAAGATCACGCAA
This window contains:
- a CDS encoding amidohydrolase family protein; the encoded protein is MSETFDTLPLGRRPDGRTLITAGWVVGHKDGSHRLLRNGEVVFENGEILFVGHRFPGEVARRIDFGDALISPGLIDLDALSDLDTTILGIDNHPGWAKGRVWPRSYVEAGPYEMYTQEALAFQKRFAFGQLLLNGITTAAPIASLFYREWGETVAEFDAAAQAAGELGLRVYLSPAYRSGGMVLEAPGKMVPVFDEELGFQGLNDAISYIERQNGSHGDLVRGMLAPDRVETSTIKLLQRTDAAARDLGCKFRLHMAQGAMEVDTVRMLHGSTAPIWLAKHGLLSDRLIAPHATNATDEDLGLYAANGVSIVHCPLVSGRGGSILNSFSACIRRGINIAMGTDTTPPDMLMNLLTGLITGRIADGAPDRLRSADLFDAATIGGAKALGRSDLGHLSPGARADIAVFRLDDTVMAPSIDPITTIVTGGSGKITQAVFVDGRVSMLDRQLAGFDMQEARIQAQAQYDGLIAKYPERSWNNPPVAAIFPPSYPIEGDANG